The region GAACCGCCGATGCGGGTGCGGCGTGATACGTCGCTGCGCGCGGTCGCGCTCGCGGCGGATGACGACGCTTATGTCAGCGACGTCGACACGGCCGAAGCATGGCAAGCCGCGCAACTCCGCGCCACGTCGTCAGGGTAATCGAGAGGCTCGGGGGCGGGTTCGTTCGACAAACGGTGCGGCCGTGGCGAGGCAGGGCGCGGGTTCGTGGGTACGGCGAGCGTATGGAACGCGAGACCAGACACGTCGAGCAACAGGGCGACTACAAGAACGCGCTGCCCTCGGAGGTGGACGATCATCAAGACTCCGGGATGCCGCGCCAGCTTCGCACGCAAGCCGACGACGAGCCCCCGCTGAGCCGCCGTGAAGCCGACGTCCAAGGAATTTCGCCGACCCCCGAGGTCGTCTACGCCGACACCGACGAGGACCAGAACCGCGAGGACCGGCGCGACGCGCACCACGCCGAACCCGACGAGCACGTCTAGCTTCCCCGTGTCATCCTGAGCTTGTCGAAGGATCACACCTCGACGTAGACGTCGTCGCCGTCGATGCGGACGGTGTAGGTCGGGAGCGGGATGATGGCCGGCATGGTCAGCGCGGCGCCGGTGGTGACGTCGAAGATCGCGCCGTGGCGCGGGCACATGATCTTGCAGCCCATGAGCTGTCCTTGGTCGAGCGGGCC is a window of Candidatus Eremiobacterota bacterium DNA encoding:
- a CDS encoding non-heme iron oxygenase ferredoxin subunit — encoded protein: MSKKPAAKRGDIPPGTAKKVVVDGVEVLLCNYDGEIYAVEDVCTHDGGPLDQGQLMGCKIMCPRHGAIFDVTTGAALTMPAIIPLPTYTVRIDGDDVYVEV